The proteins below are encoded in one region of Shewanella putrefaciens:
- a CDS encoding CTP synthase: protein MTTRYIFVTGGVVSSLGKGIAAASLAAILEARGLNVTIMKLDPYINVDPGTMSPTQHGEVFVTEDGAETDLDLGHYERFIRTKMNRRNNFTTGRIYEEVLRKERRGDYLGATIQVIPHITNAIKEKVLAGGEGHDVAIVEIGGTVGDIESLPFLESIRQLGVELGRDRTLFMHLTLVPFLGAAGEVKTKPTQHSVKELRSIGIAPDVLVCRGDRAIPANEKAKISLFCNVEERAVISLKDVDSIYKIPALLRSQGLDDLVVKRFGLECREADLSEWENVIYQEANPNGEVVIGMVGKYIELPDAYKSVNEALKHAGLKNRVSVTIKYIDSQTVEAKGDEVLQGLDGILVPGGFGERGVEGKILAAKFARENKLPYFGICLGMQVALIEFARNVAGMADAHSTEFNKETPFPVVGLITEWVDEEGNLEQRHEASDLGGTMRLGAQLCHLLDGSKAAQAYKGNTCIERHRHRYEVNNKYRERLEQAGMVFSGLSSDRKLVEMIELKDHPWFVAGQFHPEFTSTPRDGHPLFEGFIAAASAHQKRDLK, encoded by the coding sequence ATGACTACAAGGTATATCTTCGTTACTGGTGGCGTGGTTTCATCACTAGGTAAAGGCATTGCAGCTGCATCATTAGCCGCAATTTTAGAGGCCCGCGGTCTCAATGTAACCATCATGAAACTGGACCCATACATTAACGTTGATCCGGGTACCATGAGCCCAACCCAACATGGCGAAGTATTTGTGACTGAGGACGGTGCAGAAACAGATCTCGACTTGGGTCACTACGAGCGTTTTATCCGTACTAAGATGAACCGCCGTAACAACTTCACTACCGGTCGTATTTACGAAGAAGTATTACGTAAAGAACGTCGTGGCGATTATTTGGGCGCAACCATTCAGGTTATCCCACACATCACTAATGCGATTAAAGAAAAAGTATTAGCCGGTGGCGAAGGCCATGATGTGGCTATCGTCGAAATCGGCGGTACTGTGGGTGATATCGAATCTTTGCCGTTCCTCGAGTCTATCCGTCAGCTCGGCGTTGAGCTGGGTCGTGATCGCACTCTGTTTATGCATTTAACCTTAGTGCCTTTCTTAGGCGCGGCTGGCGAAGTGAAAACTAAGCCAACTCAGCACTCAGTGAAAGAACTGCGTTCTATCGGTATTGCCCCCGATGTGCTGGTTTGCCGTGGTGACCGTGCAATTCCTGCAAATGAAAAAGCCAAAATATCGTTGTTCTGTAACGTCGAAGAGCGTGCGGTTATTTCATTAAAAGATGTTGATAGTATTTATAAAATCCCAGCTTTGTTACGTTCACAAGGTTTGGATGACTTAGTGGTTAAGCGTTTCGGTTTAGAATGCCGTGAAGCTGACTTGTCTGAGTGGGAAAATGTGATTTATCAAGAAGCTAATCCAAACGGCGAAGTCGTGATTGGTATGGTGGGTAAATACATTGAACTGCCAGATGCCTATAAGTCAGTTAACGAAGCGTTAAAGCACGCAGGCCTTAAAAACCGTGTATCTGTGACCATCAAGTATATTGATTCACAAACCGTAGAAGCCAAAGGCGATGAAGTCCTACAGGGCTTAGACGGTATCTTAGTACCCGGCGGCTTTGGCGAGCGTGGTGTTGAAGGTAAGATACTGGCGGCAAAATTTGCCCGTGAAAACAAACTACCTTATTTTGGTATTTGTTTAGGTATGCAAGTTGCCCTGATTGAATTTGCGCGTAATGTTGCAGGTATGGCTGATGCACATTCCACTGAATTCAATAAAGAAACGCCGTTCCCAGTGGTGGGTTTGATCACCGAATGGGTTGACGAAGAAGGTAACCTAGAGCAGCGCCATGAGGCATCTGACTTAGGTGGCACTATGCGTTTAGGCGCCCAGTTATGTCATCTACTCGATGGTTCAAAAGCGGCTCAGGCCTATAAAGGCAACACTTGTATTGAACGCCATCGTCACCGTTACGAAGTGAACAACAAGTACAGAGAACGCTTAGAGCAAGCGGGTATGGTGTTCAGTGGTTTGTCCTCCGATCGTAAGCTAGTGGAAATGATCGAATTAAAAGATCACCCATGGTTTGTTGCGGGTCAATTCCACCCTGAGTTCACCTCAACTCCGCGCGATGGTCACCCATTATTCGAAGGGTTTATTGCTGCGGCAAGTGCGCATCAAAAACGTGATCTGAAGTAA
- the aguA gene encoding agmatine deiminase, with the protein MTNVTVDATPLTTKPSQDGFYMPAEWAAQQAVWMIWPYRPDNWRAAGAYAQATFAKVADAIGAATPVYMGVPKAFLAQAKTVMPSHVTLVEMDSDDCWARDTGPTVVVNDNGECRGVDWGFNAWGGHNGGLYFPWDKDEQVAQQMLAQHGFARYSAPLILEGGSIHVDGEGTCMTSAECLLNANRNPDLTKEQIEDLLRDYLNVKQFIWLQDGVYMDETDGHIDNMCCFARPGEVILHWTDDEADPQYPRSKAALEVLQNTVDAQGRKLKIHLLPQPGPLYCTEEESKGVTEGTGVPRTAGERLAGSYVNFLITNHRIVFPLLDPATDDIAAEKLQEIFPEYEIVGVPAREILLGGGNIHCITQQIPAGK; encoded by the coding sequence ATGACAAACGTGACAGTGGATGCCACGCCGTTAACGACTAAGCCATCCCAAGATGGTTTTTACATGCCTGCCGAATGGGCAGCGCAGCAAGCCGTGTGGATGATTTGGCCCTATCGTCCCGACAACTGGCGCGCAGCTGGTGCCTATGCTCAGGCGACCTTTGCTAAGGTGGCCGATGCCATTGGTGCGGCAACGCCGGTTTATATGGGTGTCCCAAAAGCCTTTTTAGCACAAGCCAAAACGGTTATGCCATCCCACGTCACTCTGGTTGAAATGGATAGCGACGACTGCTGGGCTCGTGACACTGGGCCAACCGTCGTTGTAAATGATAATGGCGAATGCCGTGGTGTTGATTGGGGCTTTAACGCTTGGGGCGGCCATAACGGTGGTTTGTACTTCCCATGGGATAAGGACGAGCAAGTTGCGCAGCAAATGCTTGCGCAGCATGGTTTTGCCCGTTACAGCGCGCCGCTGATCCTCGAAGGTGGCTCCATTCATGTCGATGGTGAAGGCACTTGTATGACGAGCGCCGAATGTTTACTCAACGCCAACCGTAACCCTGATCTGACCAAAGAGCAGATTGAAGACTTACTGCGTGACTATTTGAATGTTAAGCAGTTTATCTGGCTGCAAGATGGCGTTTATATGGATGAGACCGATGGCCATATCGACAACATGTGCTGTTTTGCGCGTCCTGGTGAAGTGATCCTACACTGGACCGATGATGAAGCTGATCCACAATATCCTCGCTCAAAAGCCGCGCTGGAAGTATTGCAAAACACAGTAGACGCCCAAGGCCGTAAGTTAAAAATCCATCTATTGCCACAACCGGGGCCGCTGTATTGCACCGAAGAAGAATCAAAAGGCGTGACCGAAGGCACTGGCGTGCCACGCACGGCGGGTGAGCGTTTAGCGGGTTCTTATGTGAACTTTTTAATCACCAATCATCGCATCGTGTTCCCGTTGCTTGATCCTGCAACCGATGATATCGCAGCCGAAAAACTGCAGGAAATCTTCCCAGAGTATGAAATTGTGGGTGTGCCAGCCCGTGAGATTTTATTAGGTGGCGGCAATATCCATTGTATTACTCAGCAAATCCCTGCTGGAAAGTAA
- the ispD gene encoding 2-C-methyl-D-erythritol 4-phosphate cytidylyltransferase produces MADITAHQLHSVVAIVPAAGIGARMGAGKPKQYLELLGQSILAHTLDRLLSHQQITQVIVALHPEDTFFEALPQAQHPKLVTVLGGGERADSVLAALQQAPEHSWALVHDAARPCLTEGDIDKLLASRTRFPQGAILAMPVRDTMKRADAKGEICATVCRDSLWHALTPQLFPTSQLKLYLQGAIAAGAVVTDEASAMEWAGISPGLVSGRADNIKVTHPDDLGLAELFLMRATK; encoded by the coding sequence ATGGCCGATATCACCGCCCATCAGCTTCACTCGGTTGTGGCGATAGTGCCTGCCGCGGGGATCGGCGCCCGTATGGGGGCGGGTAAGCCAAAGCAATATTTAGAGCTATTAGGCCAAAGCATACTGGCCCATACCTTAGATAGGTTATTGTCCCATCAGCAGATCACCCAAGTTATTGTTGCCCTGCATCCAGAAGACACTTTTTTTGAAGCCTTGCCCCAAGCTCAGCACCCTAAGTTAGTCACAGTGTTAGGCGGTGGTGAACGCGCCGATTCGGTGTTGGCAGCGTTGCAGCAAGCGCCAGAACACAGTTGGGCCTTAGTACATGATGCGGCAAGGCCATGTTTAACCGAAGGGGATATCGATAAGTTGCTGGCATCGAGAACGCGCTTTCCCCAAGGGGCGATTTTGGCTATGCCAGTACGTGATACCATGAAACGTGCCGATGCAAAGGGGGAGATTTGCGCAACCGTCTGCCGTGATAGTTTATGGCACGCATTGACACCGCAATTATTTCCGACATCCCAGCTTAAATTGTATCTGCAGGGTGCCATTGCCGCGGGCGCCGTGGTAACGGATGAAGCCTCGGCCATGGAATGGGCGGGGATATCACCAGGACTGGTTTCGGGGAGAGCCGATAATATTAAAGTGACTCATCCCGATGATTTAGGCTTAGCAGAGCTTTTTTTGATGCGGGCCACTAAGTAG
- the ispF gene encoding 2-C-methyl-D-erythritol 2,4-cyclodiphosphate synthase, with product MKIRIGHGFDVHKFGEARPLILCGVEVPYETGLVAHSDGDVVLHAISDAILGALALGDIGKHFPDTDAAYKGADSRVLLRHCYGLAIAKGFELGNLDVTIIAQAPKMAPHIDAMRQILADDLTAEIDDINVKATTTEKLGFTGRKEGIAVEAVVLMKRIQD from the coding sequence ATGAAAATCCGTATCGGCCATGGTTTCGATGTTCACAAATTTGGCGAAGCGCGACCATTAATTTTATGTGGTGTTGAAGTACCCTATGAAACTGGACTCGTTGCCCACTCGGATGGTGATGTGGTTTTGCATGCGATTTCCGATGCCATACTTGGCGCACTGGCGCTAGGGGATATAGGCAAACATTTCCCCGATACGGATGCCGCTTATAAAGGCGCCGATAGTCGCGTATTACTGCGCCATTGTTATGGGTTAGCAATCGCAAAAGGGTTTGAGCTAGGCAATTTAGACGTCACTATTATTGCCCAGGCACCTAAGATGGCGCCCCATATTGACGCAATGCGCCAGATATTAGCCGACGATTTAACCGCGGAAATTGATGATATTAATGTCAAAGCCACTACAACTGAAAAGTTAGGTTTTACAGGGCGTAAAGAAGGCATAGCGGTAGAAGCGGTTGTCTTGATGAAACGTATACAAGATTAA
- the ftsB gene encoding cell division protein FtsB codes for MKFFVIALIVLLGLLQYRLWSGDNSLPEYFVLQKQIAAQQEGNAKLNERNQVLKEEIIDLKSGTEAIEERARNELGMVKEGETFYRVVGGDRAVSSPSQ; via the coding sequence ATGAAATTTTTTGTCATTGCACTCATAGTGCTACTCGGTTTGCTGCAATACCGGCTGTGGTCGGGAGATAACAGCCTGCCCGAATACTTTGTCCTGCAAAAACAGATTGCGGCGCAGCAGGAAGGCAACGCTAAACTCAACGAGCGTAATCAAGTGCTTAAGGAAGAGATTATCGACCTTAAAAGTGGCACCGAAGCGATTGAAGAACGTGCCCGTAACGAGCTTGGCATGGTCAAAGAAGGCGAGACTTTCTATCGCGTGGTAGGCGGTGACCGTGCAGTATCGAGTCCTTCACAGTGA
- the eno gene encoding phosphopyruvate hydratase has translation MAKIINVIGREIMDSRGNPTVEAEVHLEGGFVGMAAAPSGASTGSREALELRDGDKSRYLGKGVLTAVANVNGVIRAALLGKDATAQAQVDQIMIDLDGTENKDKLGANAILAVSLAAAKAAAASKGIPLYAHIAELNGTPGQYAMPVPMMNILNGGEHADNNVDIQEFMVQPVGAKTFREALRMGAEIFHTLKKVLHNKGLSTSVGDEGGFAPNLASNADALAVIKEAVELAGYKLGTDVTLALDCAASEFYKDGKYDLAGEGKVFDSNGFSDFLKSLAEQYPIVSIEDGLDESDWDGWAYQTKIMGDKIQLVGDDLFVTNTKILTRGIENGIANSILIKFNQIGSLTETLAAIRMAKEAGYTAVISHRSGETEDSTIADLAVGTAAGQIKTGSLCRSDRVAKYNQLLRIEEQLGEKAPYRGLKEIKGQA, from the coding sequence ATGGCTAAGATTATTAACGTGATTGGCCGCGAGATTATGGATTCTCGTGGTAACCCAACAGTTGAAGCCGAAGTGCATTTAGAAGGCGGTTTTGTGGGTATGGCTGCGGCGCCTTCTGGTGCATCAACCGGTAGCCGCGAAGCGTTAGAATTACGTGATGGCGACAAGAGCCGTTATTTAGGCAAAGGTGTATTAACGGCGGTTGCCAACGTAAACGGCGTTATCCGCGCTGCATTATTAGGCAAAGATGCCACTGCACAGGCCCAAGTGGATCAAATCATGATCGACTTAGATGGCACTGAAAACAAAGACAAGTTAGGCGCAAACGCGATTCTGGCTGTGTCTTTAGCGGCAGCCAAAGCGGCTGCGGCATCTAAAGGGATTCCTTTATACGCGCACATCGCCGAATTAAATGGCACTCCAGGCCAATATGCTATGCCAGTGCCTATGATGAACATCTTAAACGGTGGCGAGCACGCGGATAACAACGTTGATATCCAAGAATTCATGGTGCAACCTGTTGGCGCTAAAACCTTCCGTGAAGCACTGCGCATGGGTGCCGAAATTTTCCACACGCTGAAAAAAGTGCTACACAACAAAGGTTTAAGCACTTCTGTTGGTGATGAAGGTGGTTTTGCCCCTAACTTAGCGTCAAACGCCGATGCCCTAGCCGTAATTAAAGAAGCCGTTGAACTGGCGGGCTACAAGTTAGGTACTGATGTGACTCTGGCACTCGATTGCGCCGCATCTGAGTTCTACAAAGATGGCAAATACGATTTAGCGGGCGAAGGTAAAGTGTTTGACTCAAACGGCTTCTCTGATTTCCTAAAATCATTAGCGGAGCAGTACCCAATCGTGTCTATCGAAGACGGTTTAGACGAGTCAGATTGGGATGGTTGGGCATACCAAACTAAGATCATGGGTGACAAGATCCAATTAGTGGGCGACGATTTATTCGTAACCAACACTAAAATCTTAACCCGTGGTATCGAAAACGGCATCGCTAACTCAATCCTGATCAAGTTCAACCAAATCGGTTCATTGACTGAGACTTTAGCCGCCATTCGCATGGCGAAAGAAGCCGGCTACACAGCGGTGATTTCACACCGTAGCGGTGAAACTGAAGATTCAACCATTGCTGACTTAGCCGTGGGTACAGCGGCTGGCCAAATCAAAACCGGTTCACTGTGTCGTTCTGACCGTGTCGCGAAGTACAACCAATTGCTGCGCATCGAAGAGCAATTAGGTGAAAAAGCCCCGTACCGTGGTTTGAAAGAGATCAAAGGTCAGGCGTAA
- the mazG gene encoding nucleoside triphosphate pyrophosphohydrolase — protein MTSRTAPLSSLPATELSMTELSMTELSTTELSITDVEPLLKIMEKLRDPQTGCPWDKAQTFQTIVPFTLEEAYEVADTIERLAWDELPDELGDLLFQIVFYCQLGKEQGKFNFTSVIEKISDKLTRRHPHVFGEQNGQIGDSAQAMKANWEAIKATEREQKAQQVAGDTQADVQVSVLDNIPRSQPALSRSIKIQQRVARVGFDWAELEPVVAKIHEEIDEVLHEVNQDEQDQAKVQSEMGDLLFAVVNLARHLKVDPEQALRQANLKFERRFRGVEQLAAENGKGLEAHTLAELDAYWDSVKATESR, from the coding sequence ATGACTTCCCGCACGGCGCCATTAAGCTCACTTCCAGCGACGGAACTTTCTATGACTGAACTTTCTATGACTGAACTTTCTACAACGGAATTGTCTATCACAGATGTTGAGCCGCTACTTAAGATAATGGAAAAACTGCGCGATCCACAGACAGGATGCCCATGGGATAAAGCGCAAACCTTTCAAACCATAGTGCCTTTTACCTTAGAGGAAGCCTATGAGGTCGCCGATACCATAGAGCGTTTAGCCTGGGATGAGTTACCCGATGAACTGGGGGATTTGTTATTTCAAATCGTATTCTATTGTCAACTCGGTAAAGAGCAGGGCAAGTTTAATTTTACGAGCGTGATAGAGAAAATCAGCGACAAGCTAACCCGTCGTCACCCCCATGTGTTTGGTGAGCAAAATGGGCAAATTGGCGATAGCGCCCAAGCGATGAAAGCCAATTGGGAGGCGATTAAAGCGACTGAGCGTGAGCAAAAGGCGCAGCAAGTGGCGGGTGACACCCAAGCTGATGTGCAGGTTTCTGTATTGGATAATATTCCTCGCTCGCAACCCGCATTATCGCGTTCAATCAAAATTCAGCAAAGGGTGGCACGAGTCGGCTTCGATTGGGCCGAACTTGAGCCCGTGGTCGCTAAAATCCACGAAGAAATCGATGAAGTCTTGCATGAAGTGAATCAAGACGAGCAAGACCAAGCTAAAGTGCAGTCTGAAATGGGCGACTTGCTGTTTGCCGTGGTGAATTTAGCTCGCCATCTTAAGGTCGACCCCGAGCAAGCATTGCGCCAAGCCAACCTTAAATTTGAACGGCGTTTTCGCGGTGTCGAGCAGTTAGCCGCCGAAAATGGTAAGGGCTTAGAAGCACATACCTTAGCCGAGCTTGATGCTTACTGGGATAGCGTAAAAGCGACGGAATCGAGATAA
- the surE gene encoding 5'/3'-nucleotidase SurE, with the protein MIRILVSNDDGVNALGIRALTEALAEIAHVMTVAPDRNCSGASNSLTLTNPLRINRLDNGYISVHGTPTDCVHLAIRELCDGEPDMVVSGINAGANMGDDTLYSGTVAAAMEGRFLGFPAVAISLNGREGKHYHSAAVYARRIVQGLLAHPLASDQILNINVPDLPLEEIKGIRVTRLGARHKAEGIVRTQDPAGREIFWLGPPGLEQDATEGTDFHAIANGYVSITPLTVDLTAYRQLSALQNWVDKI; encoded by the coding sequence ATGATCCGCATTCTTGTCAGTAACGATGATGGCGTCAATGCACTTGGGATCCGCGCCCTGACCGAAGCACTCGCTGAAATCGCCCATGTGATGACAGTCGCACCTGACCGTAATTGTTCTGGGGCAAGTAACTCTTTAACCTTGACTAATCCATTAAGAATTAATAGGTTAGATAATGGCTATATTTCAGTGCACGGCACTCCCACCGATTGTGTGCACTTAGCCATTCGTGAGCTTTGCGATGGTGAGCCCGATATGGTGGTTTCAGGCATTAATGCGGGCGCGAATATGGGGGATGACACTTTATATTCGGGCACAGTTGCGGCAGCGATGGAGGGGCGGTTTTTAGGCTTCCCAGCTGTGGCGATTTCGCTCAATGGTCGAGAGGGCAAACATTATCATTCTGCGGCCGTTTATGCTCGCCGTATTGTGCAAGGATTGTTAGCTCACCCCTTGGCAAGCGATCAGATTTTAAATATCAATGTGCCAGATTTACCCCTAGAAGAAATTAAAGGGATTAGAGTGACACGGCTTGGTGCGAGGCATAAAGCCGAAGGGATAGTGCGAACCCAAGATCCCGCAGGCCGGGAAATCTTTTGGTTAGGCCCTCCAGGCCTTGAGCAGGATGCGACCGAGGGCACGGATTTTCATGCTATCGCTAATGGTTATGTTTCCATCACGCCTTTAACGGTAGATCTCACTGCATATAGACAATTATCGGCATTGCAAAATTGGGTAGATAAAATATGA
- the truD gene encoding tRNA pseudouridine(13) synthase TruD: MSELHYLYGKPLGSADLRTHNSDFIVKEILPFSPTGEGEHHLLHIRKDGLNTVQVAEMIAKFAKVHPKEVTYAGQKDKNAITEQWFGVRIPGKETPAWAELNSERLTLLSSSRHSKKLRIGALLGNRFILTLRNVTQVEDIIGRIEKVSQIGVPNYFGEQRFGHDGKNLVLGRQMLAGKKVKDRNKRSMYLSAVRSHLFNTVVSYRLANHGTKPLAGDCVMLAGSKSFFVTPEWDLVVLKRLIEKDIQLSAPLWGRGMMLPQGEAAAMETAAMAELTDDCYGLEHAGLEQERRPLLLEPQGLKYEQTEDGLVLEFILPAGSFATSLLRELVNYQDVKEQQWQATLPPEVQTTNGSDETAS; the protein is encoded by the coding sequence ATGAGTGAACTCCATTACCTATACGGCAAGCCACTTGGCAGCGCAGATTTACGTACTCATAACAGCGATTTTATCGTGAAAGAGATTTTGCCTTTTAGCCCGACAGGCGAAGGCGAACATCATCTGCTGCATATCCGTAAGGATGGGCTGAATACGGTTCAAGTGGCTGAAATGATAGCCAAGTTCGCAAAAGTGCATCCAAAGGAAGTGACCTACGCGGGGCAAAAAGATAAAAATGCCATAACGGAACAATGGTTTGGTGTACGCATCCCGGGTAAAGAGACGCCCGCTTGGGCAGAGCTTAACAGCGAACGATTAACGCTTCTCTCCAGCAGTCGTCACAGTAAAAAATTACGCATCGGCGCACTGCTGGGCAATCGATTTATCCTGACCTTACGTAATGTCACCCAAGTTGAAGATATTATCGGCCGTATCGAAAAAGTGAGCCAAATTGGTGTGCCCAATTATTTTGGTGAGCAACGCTTTGGCCACGATGGTAAAAACTTAGTTTTGGGACGGCAAATGTTGGCCGGCAAGAAGGTCAAAGACAGAAATAAGCGCAGCATGTATTTATCTGCCGTGCGCTCACATCTGTTTAATACCGTTGTGTCCTACCGGTTAGCAAACCATGGCACTAAGCCATTAGCGGGGGATTGTGTGATGTTGGCGGGGAGTAAAAGCTTCTTCGTCACGCCTGAATGGGATCTGGTGGTGTTGAAACGTCTGATTGAAAAAGACATTCAACTCTCCGCACCCTTGTGGGGCCGCGGTATGATGTTACCTCAAGGTGAAGCCGCCGCGATGGAAACCGCTGCTATGGCGGAATTAACGGACGATTGTTATGGCTTAGAACATGCGGGATTGGAGCAGGAGCGCCGGCCATTGCTGCTAGAACCACAAGGGCTTAAATACGAACAAACGGAAGATGGACTAGTGTTGGAGTTTATTTTGCCCGCGGGGAGTTTTGCGACTTCCTTACTCAGAGAGTTAGTCAATTATCAGGATGTAAAAGAGCAGCAATGGCAGGCAACGCTCCCCCCTGAGGTGCAAACGACTAACGGCAGTGATGAAACCGCATCATGA